One Dermacentor albipictus isolate Rhodes 1998 colony chromosome 10, USDA_Dalb.pri_finalv2, whole genome shotgun sequence genomic window, TATCGCGTCCGGTGTGCAGCACTCTGCGCCGAGTGGCATTGGCGAGTTCTCTTCCGAATTTTCCTGGCTGAAGGGTGGCCTGCGAGACCGGGTTGCGTTCGCTGTCTCAATCTCGGAGGTCGTTCCTAAAGGTATCACTTTCacgacatagaaaaaaaaaataatgtatttCATGCACTACAGCGCTCTATTTCAAGCAGGTTGTGCCTTCGAGGAAGGACAACTTCTTTATGCTGATAGCCTCTATATTCAGTTCGCATACTCAGTACTGATATGCGCCATACGATTGACCACAGCTTACAAAGACGTCACTGGTAGCGGCATCTTGCTTTATTCATCCTTTATTCAAACACTCGTTATAACTTGTTTTACAGCGTCATTTTTCTTGTCAAACGAAAAGAAGAGCCACTGAATGTTAACAACTGCTCATGTCTTCACTTTTTCCGAACGTAGTCCGCCATGTCACTTAGGGTTCTCGATAAACGTTGATTACAGTGACATTTAGGCGTGCCGGGGATCAACTAACCACACGAGATCGCATCACTAGCGCAGCTGCTGACGTCTACGCGTCGGTATTCTGTCGATGTTACTTCGTACATGGACGCACCGAAACCTTGTTCAACAAACTCTCTATTATTCTATTATGCAGTGCGATTGCTGGCAAAACTGATCCTGTTTGGCGCTGCTGTGCATCTGGCTATGACGTACAAGGTTTCTGGTATCACGTGGCGGGTGCGATTGTCGAGGTCGTCTCCAGCTCTGGAATCATCAGCGCCAACAACTTCCCATCTGAATTCGTTGCAGAAACTAAATTGTACGTGGAGAGCTTCCAAAACGGAACTGGGATCAATATTTTTCCGAAACATCTCAACGAGTGCGAGAAATTGAAGGAGACAAAAAAGTAAATGCGCGCAAAGTAGAACAATAGTTAAGATGTTCACTGGTGTACTAGTGAAGCTGCGCCATTTATTGTAGGGGACGCCCCATTAGTGATTTCAGGTTAGAGTTGTACGTAACGAATTACATGTAATGACTTAAACCAGGCTAGTCTTGCAATTTATTGATTACTCTTATCTTGGTAACGCCCACTGTAATTGAATTACATTATTTAGTACCCAATTATGTGTAACCATTGAGCTTATTTGCGAGACAACCTGTAACGTGGGACATAGCTTTGCGTACTTGAATAGAGTGATAACCTTACTAAACGGCCGCTGTCATGCCACGCTGCATCCTCGTGGGTGCGCATATTTAACCAGGCCAATACAGGACGATTGAAAAGGTCGACAGTGATGGCCACATCAGGCTTTGATGGCAGGAAATCACATCCTGGCAATTCTCTCAGCTTTTGATTAGCTTTACGGGGACTTGTTTGTCCGAGCCCTGGCAACAATGAACCGCAATACTTCACAGATGACACATATGTGAGGATGGAGGCATTGAGTAACCTCTATCTCGTGCGTGCCAGGTTTCTCATCTTACGACGCCACCGTTCCATCTAATGCTGATTGACATATTTTTAAGGGCCGCGGCTAATGTCTTCATTTAAAATTGGGGAAGACGACTGAACAATTTTTTGAAAATCATATAATAATTAAAATAAGCAATATGTGAAGGGCTTCATGAGCCCTACCATAAAAGCTAGGCTAGCTCATTTCATTTGCTACATTGGCGCAATGTTAACAAAAGTTGggagcaaaataaagaaaaactagAAATTATATTTTTGTAACTGTTCATTTATCGTCATGAAGCAGTAATTGGCTACTGAATGATGTTTTTGTTGAAACTGCAATTGTAATAGGTTGATTTTTTTACTGTAACAAGCACTAGTTTATTTCAGAATGACACCAACTTCTCTAAGACTATAAGGAGAGACTACCCAGTTAGTTGATTCATGACGAACAACTTGCACCACACGATAACGAAGAAAACGGTGGCATAAACACACATGCAGTACCCACTTTCGATGTTGAAAGTAAGCGCTATGAGATGTTCACGCTGCAGGTTATTCAGATGACTAAAGCCGGCCTCTCGCTAGATTGGACATACTCTCCTCGTCCATATTGTAACGCTGCTGCAATATCTGCGAGTACAGTTTACTCAACAATAAACGCAATTTCTCAGTCGTAGTCATCGACTGACGACTGGACTACATTCGAAGTCTTGGTTGGCATAAGTTTCATCAAGGGGAACATTTCTGCAAGTACGCTCTACTCAATGTAAACTATGTGGAACAACAATAAACTGTACCACTGGCATGGCAAGATGAATCTTCAATGATATTAGGAATGATATATATTGACAATTGCAATAACCTCGACCGAAGGAAGAGCCGATGCTCACGAATATTATTCATACACAGGTTCCACTTAGTAAGTAGAACAAAATGGAGTTGAGCAAGTCGTGTCATTCATAGAGAAAGTAACGGGTGCTctgttagagttacagaatctgTGTCAAAGGAAAGTAAACGCTAAAGAAGTAGTTGccgtgatgaaattagaaaactGGCGTATATATGCTAGAATCTGCTAGCGCAAAATTCGGGTAATTGATGATCGCTGGGGTAAGGCTTcatcctaccccccccccccctaggttgacataaagataggctgatgacgatAATGACGCAGTGATTGGCATCCCGCATTGTTGCTACATGAACGGTTGGCAGAAACGGTTCTCTTACCCCTGCACTCGCCCGTTCCCAAAGaaagtacagtcgcggacagaatattacggaccatgaaatctaagaaaaagctgaatatctccgcaacttcccaacgcaatctggtatttgcattttggacctcgacgaGAATATGCTAACAGccttgtcgtgggcagttttactggttactcctacaggctgctcgggaattgaacgtttttggagataccgtggtccattttattctgtccgtgaCTGTAAATGCTGAGTCAATTCTGAGCTCCATTTCCATAACGCTCCTCGCGTTATTGTCCAACTGGTTGCTACACAAGCAGTCATGCATGCATGATTCAATGAGCACCCAGTAGATAGCTCACAGATAGGCAATAGGCCGCGATTGCATCGATTGCTCGTTGACCTGGATTGCGACTCTCATTCGCTCACTACAAGCCGTCTATTCCTCGCAGGGACAACGTGTCCAAGCAAGCGAGGAGATCCAACGGTGCTCCACTTCAAACTCTGGGACGAAAAACTCTCGCACTCACTGCGTCTTTCTCCTCAAGCACCGCTGAGAACGGAGAACGAGTCGTGGCACGCCGTCACTGACCACATCCACATCTTCTCCGCGTTCCTCGTCACCACGATGGAGCAAGCCATCCACATCACCAGCCTGGTGCGAATATTTGAGCCGAAGCGAGCAGGCATGGTGATCCGACACCCACCTCTGGTGTGTATCATTCGGACCTCCAACGCGACGGTCACGCGCAAAGCCCACATTCGACGGGTGTTTACCTATTTGTCGCCGAAATTTCAAAACGCCTTGATCCTGTGCCCATCACCGAGCGAAGCGTTCGCCGAGGATGACGACGTACGAGTGGCAGTAGCGGCTCAAGGTGCGGTCGCGGGCTCTTTGCGGTGGCTCCGGTTACACCGTCCGCCGAACAAATCCAAAAATAAGTGTTGCGCCATATGCGTCAGGCCTTTATTCGGCGCAGTAAGCCTGTGGAAGATTGTTGAATTCATAGCCAATTACAGGGCATTGGGAGTCAAAAGCTTCTACTTTTATGACCTAAATATGACCTCAGACTGGAAGCTCCTTTTCGCCAGGATGCAGTCCTGGGGAGTCGACCTGACCTTAGTCTCCTTCAAGCTCATCGTCGACACTACTGTCATTCACAAGGACGTTCATGCACACGGCCAAATGCCGGCTTTGTACGACTGCATCTTCAGATCGCTGTTCAAAATGGAGTACTACATACACGTAGATATCGACGAGCTCATGGTTCCGCTGAGCAATAACAGCATCCCGGTAATTGTCCGGGAGATGGAACGTAAGAGCAAGCGCTCTACTGGAAGCCTAGTGGTACCAATGAGATACCATTGCTACGAGTACCCCTTAAACTTGAGATACGCTCGGCACGAGTACCTGCCCCTCCAGACGAGACTGTTCCCCTACCACTCTGTGCATGGGCGTTCTATTACCCTGGCGAAATACATCGCTCGGTCCAGGACAGTGTGCGATCCGCGCGTCCATCAAGTCGAGGGTCACTGCGAGCAAAATACTAAGCACGTTTGCATAGGTTCAAGTGCCGTCGTCAAGCACTACAAACAGTGCTGCATTTACAAGCCCTCGAGCGACAACGCCAAAGTCGCCACCTTGTACAACGATACTCTCATTTCTCCTGACCCTACGTTTGGGAAGCTTTCTACACATATTGAAGGTGATCCGGTAGTGAGGGCCTTGAGGAGTCTCATTGGTCAGGCTGACGCTATGTTGAATTGGAGGTCAACAAGCTTACCAGCAACACGCCAACGTAACCGCTATAATAGCAATTGGTAGAGTCTTGTTGTGGCCTTGCACACACAGATTTGTACACTTGCACCAGGTGACGAAGGAAATTAGCCACAGTAAAGGAAAATACGATGACCTGTGTAAGTGAGCCCTCACCAGCGATGCATGAAAAAGAGCCTGCTTCCTTACATTTTGGAGTGTGATGACTACAACACATACGTATTGTATCTCCACCCCAGCCTCTGACGAGCATGCGTTCTCCTTTTGTTGTATATaatgttctttatatatatatatatatatatatatatatatatatatatatatatatatatatatatatatatatatatatatatatatatatatatatatatatatgtgtgtgtgtgtgtatgtgtgtgtgtgtgtgtgtaaattcTCCGCGTGAAGCCATCTTCGTCCTTGCCTCCTTTCAACGCGAAGTCTTTGACGCGAAGCTGTACAAACGTCTTCAGCTCGCTCTCCTTAGCGAATTTTTGATTCACATCAATGCAATGATTAAATGATATGCTTCTGTTACACCTCCTCATAGCGATTCTATTCCTGCCATGAGTTCTGTGGAGTTATGTATCAAACCACAGAATGCCACGAACAGAAGTGCGTCTCACGTGGCGATAGCAGACCGGGAATGAGCAAGGCTCAATTATTCGAGTTTCTAGCGAACAATCTACGTTATTCACAAATGGTTAGTCGAGGATGGTAGAAAGTTGGGGGGGTGGGGATAAAATGAGGAAGTTTGCAAGCGCAAGCTGGAATCGGCTGTAGTGCAAGACGGGAGAAACTCAGGATCgttgggagaggcttttgccctgcagtgcgcttaaggaaatgatgatgataatggtgatgatgatgatgatgtggtggtggtgacgacgacgatgatgctgatgatgatgatgatgatgatgatgatgatgatgatggtggtggtggtggtggtggtggtgctggtggtaGGGGTGGgggtgacgacgacgatgatgatgcagATGAGGCGgatgtggaggaggaggagtagcAAAATGACCTGCATATCCAACATCGAGTACAGTGCCCTGCACGTAGGAAAGAGGTAGTAGTCATAGCAAAAGTGAACCCTACTTGCACATTCCACGAATGGTATCATCAGTCAGCATTAGATTTGCTGAGGCTACTAAAAAAATTTACCGAATACAAGTGCAACCATTTTTTGAAAAATGTATTCGATTACGATTATGGATTAGTGCCCCACGAAATTAACTGCAATTCCTAGAGGGTAATGTATTATTTTAGGGTTACTTCCCTCCCTACATTTAATGATATCGCAAAAATACAATAAATAGAGCGagctggcctggctgtttcactACGTCCACTGCAACCCTTATCACTTTGTTTATCTTCTAAGTATTTCCTTTCAAAATTTCATTTGGTaatcttttcttgttcttttgtgAACACGTCTGGCAGTGACTCTGAAAAGTCTCTCAATGTAGGCGCTGGGGATGAGGGCTGTGTTGCAACGTAGGAACGCCTTTCTCACATGGTTGTGGTTATTTAGTGCCGCGAAGCTCGGGTTTGGGTTCTGTATGCAGCACAGCGCTTCCCTGTTACTGTGACCAGGCGAAGGCGTTTGCAGAAGAGCCCGGGCCAGTGAAAAACTGAACTATTGTATTAGGTGATTCACTTGTATTAACGTCAGAAGTGGCCAGTCCTATCAAGGCATTTCCGATCTAGTAAACTTCCCCCCGGCGCGCTTCACTCTTTAGCCACGTACATTTGTTACATGATAAAATCCCCAGTGGAGAGGCCTCCAAAAAAAGTTTGGAAATCTGCAAGGCTGCCATGTTTATGTGAGGCAGGCGTAGCTGTATGACGCGTATTATGGGAAGATGCAAATGTTTTCATCGGACTCTGTGTGTAGTATACCAGTCTATGGATGAGTCTAAACTATCTGACGGTTTATTCCTGAGCGTTTTGTCCTTTGTGACTCTGTTTAgtttttttctgttatttctttttgCATACCTTAGTTGATGGTGGAGAAGGAGAAGAAACGAAAGGGGGAACTCAGGAGAGTTTACTACGCGCTAATAACATCGTTCTACTTAACTGCACCAtaaaagtgaaacatttttgcatataCTTCCAGCTTAAATATACAAAACGGCGTTGTACATAAAATTGTAAATATATTAAACGGTATTGAATAAGTTTTTCAATACACACAACGATAAACATGTGCAACTGCCTTCCAGTGAAACTGCCACTGTCATAAAAAATAGCGTTACACATATCGGCTATCCGGGATATTTTCGCACACCTCTACCTAAAACCACTTTTATATCTGCAGGATATCTTCCCACATACTTAAAAAAGGGTTCCAAGTCGAGGTCTGTGCAAGAATGTTCCATATTAAAATTTACTTCAAAGATATCTCCAGGGAGAGATGAGTAAAAGAATGTTGCAGATAAAATTTATTCCAGAAATAGCGCCAGGTAGAAGCGAGTGTAACACTGTTGAGGATAAACCTTACCCTCAGCATTTATCTCCAACATTCTGCTTCTCGACATTCCTTCATTCACCTCTGCCTGGAACTACGTTTAAGTACGATGGACGATATCCCGCATACCTAAATGAGGTTCGATATGTAGAGGCGTGCGAAAAAGGCCGTGAACAAAATTTGATTTGAATAAATTTTAATTTGATTAATTGCTGCTAATGGCGCATGCGCCAGTTATGGCTATAGAGCGCAGAACCCATGACGTAATGACGTATTAATCGTAACAAAAAATGTAACAGGGCTTTAAAGGGGCTGAAAAGTAGTCGGTAAATTGCTTAAAGTATAGATACGCTAAAATGATCGCAATGATTATTTATGTGTGCTATGATCATACGATCTCTGCAACGAGGCGTGACAAAGCGGCGTGTATGGGATACAGTAGCACTAGAGCCTCGGCAGAGCCCTTGGATGCAAGAACCCGGAAACATGTAAGCGCTCTACAGATGTTGTAGCATTGCAGCTACAACCCCCAAGGCGAAGGTAGTGCTAGAACCAATGTGGCCAAATTATTTTTAAGGTGTCGGTCTCTGCATCTCTGCATTTAGAGCGCCCGATGTGAAAAACGACGTCCCCATAGCTGCATAAGCTGCACCAGAGGGAGACATGGAAGCATATATTTAAAATTCTTCTCAGCAGTGCTTCGCTTGAAGTTCAAGAGAGGGAGAACGTATATGTGTTTCAGGTACATGTTTTGATACTTCTacaaaagagatatcgcactAGATGGTCTGCCATTCGCGGAATGCGAGCAGGGGCCATTGGGACGTGTTCTCTAAGTGGGACAACCATTTcctctgccattgcttccaaatGCGGGAACCGAGGAGTCCTCAAAGCTGTGCGATTGGGATAATGCCTGGCAGTGGAAGCGTCGCAAATAATTCAGTGACATGGATGTTCAACACTTAATTCTGCCTTCAATAAGCGCGAAAAACTTAAATATGTACTTTGAAGATGCAGGGACCATTCATTAGACTCCACATGCAGCTTTTCCACAGTACTAGTCCTCAGTGCACCTATAGCCAGACGGGTAGCCAGATGGCGAACTGGATACAAAATCTTTAATGCACTAGACGTAGCACAGTCATGAACTATTGCGCCATAGTCAAGGCGTGATCGTATAGAGTCTTATGCAAGCTCAGGAGGCATCGCCTGCCGCTTCCGCAGGATATGCGTGACAAATTTTCAATAGGTTCATTGTTTTGAGACATTTCTCTTTAAGATGTTTCCCATGAGGAATGAAAGTTAGTTTGGAATCTGAGATTATACCTAAATAGTTGTACTGAGAGCTTACAGATAGACGTACTTGATTCCGAGAAATATCGGGATCCGGTAATATTCCTCTGTTATTCGAAAACAGCATGCAGGCACTTTTCTGTGGGTTTAGACAAAATCCATTTTCATCCGCCCACTTACAGggtttgtttaggccaagctgtgCCAGTCGCTCGCAGATTGCAAGATTACATGACTTCGATCCAATCTGCACATTCtgcacatatacagaataaaacattggGCACGGAACAATGGTATGcaaagaattcatttttactatgggGAGAGTACAGCTAAACACCCCACATTGGGATACACCTGTCTTCTGAGTGAGGGGTCGGGATAGGACGTGTGAACTCTTGATAACAAAATGCTCTATTAGATAAGCTTCAATAACGCTCAGCAAGCTGCCGAGATTACCCAATCCACACAAATATCGGAGAATTCCAAAGCGCCAGATAGTATCGTAGGCCATCTTCATGTCAAGAAATGAGATAAGAAAAATTACATGTGCATGAAGGCATCACAGATGTTCGCAATTAATACGGTCAAGGTAGTCTATAGTAGATCTACGTTCACTGAATCCACACAGGATGGGATCTAGTATTTTGTTATTTTCAAGATAACGGATCACGCGCACGTTTACCATTTCCTAAAATAGTTGGCACAAGCAGGTTGTCAGCACTATGGGTCAATATCTGGCATCTAAAGGAGGGTACTTGCTTTTTGACAGGTAGCATTACGGTGGCTTGTTTCAATCGGTCGGAATGTGACCTATACACCACATCACACGGCATGGAAAAAGGACAGCAGGGTCTTGTGATTTTCATGGTTAAAATGTTTCATCATGTCACGTACTAGCTCATCGGTTCCTGGGGCAGGCTTGTGGCAATAGTTTAGTGAAGCCTGAGATTCAGCCATGCTGAATGGACGATTGTATGGTTCGTTTCACTTGCTTTCCCGATCTAAGGGCAGTCGCTCTGCTTGTCTTTGATGTCTTAAGAATGTGTTAGAATAGTGGGATGAAATGTTGGGGGTGATGAAATGAAATGATGAAACGTTGGGGATGTTACAATAATGGGATGAAACTGTTtgggccggacagccgccggaggccgttttGACGCGCCACTTCGACAAAGCCATTCGTCAGCAGGTAAGATACCCGCCACCATGCATGCTTGATCGATATTTTTTCCTTCACATTCATTGTAacgatatttttgttttgttttttgctatATTTCAAGGTCCGCGAGTATGTGACATGCTACCCACCACAGTTCACGCAGCAGAGAGACTTTTCACAGTTTTCAGGGGagtgttcgtgtgcactgcattTTGCCCAAGTTTGGCGGCTTCCGCAGTTCTGACAACTCGGGCCGAATTGCTGGCCGTTAAAACATCGCAGAGCATTCGGGACGTACGGCCTCACCCCTATTTTGACATATCCATTCTCGATTTTCTCAGGAGGCACACTTGAGCCGAAAGTGGCAACAAGATGCTTTGTTTGGATTTCTTTCTCGTCGCGCCTCACCTTAATCCATTTCATATTTATTACATTGCGCTCTCGGCCTCCGTGAGCTCCTTCTTATATTCATCAGacctgttcttcttcttcttatattCATCAGAATGTTCCCAAAAGAGACAAGGTTCTGTAGCTTTTCATATTTCTTATCATGAACTTCCAAAAGGATGTCCCGACTACCTACCTTAGTAGCTTTGTAGCCTGGGCCTATAGAATCACATGGAAATTTTGCAACAAGAAAAGGTGAGATTACTCTCACGCTCTCTTATGTTTTTCAGAATGTATCAGATGAGTCCTTGGAAAGTTTTCTCATTGGTGCCTAAAAAGTTGAAATACTCCGGTGCACCCTGGCTTCTgggggcgatcagggagtttgggAAAATAATTATCCATACAAAATTGTCAGTTTTCGGCAGTAAAGTCAGTCGCCCACCATGCAGCCCAACAAGGAGATGGCGCTGGTATTACAAAGAACAACGCCTGCGGACGCCAACTTTAGATTTCTGTTATAAACAAATACGTGCAGCCAAGGCTAGTTGTACCACACAAAGTTAACTCTTGCTGTTGAGAATACCCGAAGTAAAacaagtgaagagaagacaggagagaCTGAAAGCGAGTGGGAAAGACGAATAttggagagagagacaggaaaattCAATCACCGATTTCCCCCAGTCGGCCCAGTCTGGGAAGGCCGCCTACGTGAAGTGGAGGCCAAAGATGTGTGTTGTCTCCACTGAGGGGTCTTAAAAATCCCAACGCCTGACATCGGATCAAGCCACAGAATCC contains:
- the LOC135911862 gene encoding uncharacterized protein isoform X1, yielding MEPSKSCRSSPGSNVPKKPRKRLSLLTMRLLAKLILFGAAVHLAMTYKVSGITWRVRLSRSSPALESSAPTTSHLNSLQKLNWTTCPSKRGDPTVLHFKLWDEKLSHSLRLSPQAPLRTENESWHAVTDHIHIFSAFLVTTMEQAIHITSLVRIFEPKRAGMVIRHPPLVCIIRTSNATVTRKAHIRRVFTYLSPKFQNALILCPSPSEAFAEDDDVRVAVAAQGAVAGSLRWLRLHRPPNKSKNKCCAICVRPLFGAVSLWKIVEFIANYRALGVKSFYFYDLNMTSDWKLLFARMQSWGVDLTLVSFKLIVDTTVIHKDVHAHGQMPALYDCIFRSLFKMEYYIHVDIDELMVPLSNNSIPVIVREMERKSKRSTGSLVVPMRYHCYEYPLNLRYARHEYLPLQTRLFPYHSVHGRSITLAKYIARSRTVCDPRVHQVEGHCEQNTKHVCIGSSAVVKHYKQCCIYKPSSDNAKVATLYNDTLISPDPTFGKLSTHIEGDPVVRALRSLIGQADAMLNWRSTSLPATRQRNRYNSNW
- the LOC135911862 gene encoding uncharacterized protein isoform X2, with the translated sequence MEPSKSCRSSPGSNVPKKPRKRLSLLTRTTCPSKRGDPTVLHFKLWDEKLSHSLRLSPQAPLRTENESWHAVTDHIHIFSAFLVTTMEQAIHITSLVRIFEPKRAGMVIRHPPLVCIIRTSNATVTRKAHIRRVFTYLSPKFQNALILCPSPSEAFAEDDDVRVAVAAQGAVAGSLRWLRLHRPPNKSKNKCCAICVRPLFGAVSLWKIVEFIANYRALGVKSFYFYDLNMTSDWKLLFARMQSWGVDLTLVSFKLIVDTTVIHKDVHAHGQMPALYDCIFRSLFKMEYYIHVDIDELMVPLSNNSIPVIVREMERKSKRSTGSLVVPMRYHCYEYPLNLRYARHEYLPLQTRLFPYHSVHGRSITLAKYIARSRTVCDPRVHQVEGHCEQNTKHVCIGSSAVVKHYKQCCIYKPSSDNAKVATLYNDTLISPDPTFGKLSTHIEGDPVVRALRSLIGQADAMLNWRSTSLPATRQRNRYNSNW